A section of the Malania oleifera isolate guangnan ecotype guangnan chromosome 2, ASM2987363v1, whole genome shotgun sequence genome encodes:
- the LOC131149126 gene encoding uncharacterized protein LOC131149126, with product MSSASRAWMVAATVGAVEALKDQGFCRWNYALRSIAQHANHDFRSFAQARKQSSSSSSSSSSAVASNNKRLKREVREKQSESSLRQVMYLSCWGPN from the coding sequence ATGAGTTCAGCGAGCAGAGCATGGATGGTGGCAGCCACAGTTGGGGCAGTGGAGGCGTTGAAGGACCAGGGGTTCTGCAGATGGAACTACGCCCTCAGATCCATCGCCCAACACGCCAACCACGATTTCAGGTCATTTGCTCAGGCCAGGAagcaatcttcttcttcttcttcttcatcttcttctgcTGTGGCTTCCAACAACAAAAGATTAAAGAGGGAAGTGAGGGAGAAGCAGTCGGAGTCGTCGTTGAGACAAGTCATGTACTTGAGCTGTTGGGGTCCCAATTGA